The bacterium genome contains the following window.
AGACACCGAGCCGCGCAAGGCCCTGACTCGCAAGCAGCTGCGAGAGCTTGCGACCTGCACCTGGATCGACGCGCATCACAACATCGCGATCACCGGCCCCACCGGCGTCGGCAAGACCTACGTGGCCTGCGCCCTGGCACAACAAGCCTGCCGCAAGGGCTACCGCGCGCTCTACCGCCGCGCGCCCCGGCTGATGGACGAGATCACGCTCGCCCGGGCCGACGGCACCTACCCCAGGCTGTTGACCCGTATTGCCCGCATGGACGTGCTCGTCATCGACGACTGGGGGCTGGTCGCCGTCGGCGATCGAGAACGACGCGAGCTGCTCGAAATCATGGAGGACCGCTACGAACAGCGCTCGACCGTGCTCTGCAGCCAGCTCCCTGTCGAAAAATGGCATGACCAGATCGGCGATCCCACCGTCGCCGACGCGATCTGTGACCGACTCCTGCACAATGCTCACCGAATCGTGCTAGAAGGCGAGTCCAGAAGGAGGAAGACCCAGCCAGCCTGAATGTCCAAAGCCGCTCGAGCGTTCACGATCACCGATCCAAGCGTTCACGATCACCGAAATACGCATGGAATTGCCCGGCTTGGCGCGACCCTGCAACGAGCTGGCGCGCATGTACAGGTGACGAGGCTCGCGCAGCGCCATGATTACAGGGAGAGAACGGAAACGAGCGAGCGAGAGCCTTTCACGACAGGAGGAAATGACCGTGCCTTCCCGACCGACGTCTCCGACCACGCTGCGCATCGGCGCTTGTCTCCTGATCGGGCACGTGGTGCTGCTCTTTGGTGCGTTCTCGGCGCTGGCCCCTGC
Protein-coding sequences here:
- a CDS encoding ATP-binding protein, with amino-acid sequence DTEPRKALTRKQLRELATCTWIDAHHNIAITGPTGVGKTYVACALAQQACRKGYRALYRRAPRLMDEITLARADGTYPRLLTRIARMDVLVIDDWGLVAVGDRERRELLEIMEDRYEQRSTVLCSQLPVEKWHDQIGDPTVADAICDRLLHNAHRIVLEGESRRRKTQPA